A window of Microbacterium lushaniae genomic DNA:
GAAGGACTCCCGCGCCATGACATGGCACCAGTGGCACGTGGAGTAGCCGATCGACACGAGCACCGGCACGTCGCGGCGCTCGGCCTCGGCGAACGCCTCCGGCCCCCACGGGTACCACGCGACCGGGTTGGCCGCGTGGAGCCGCAGGTAGGGGCTGGAGGCGTTCGCGAGGCGGTTCAGCTCAGTTCACCTCATCGGAGTGCGACGCGACGCGCCCCGACCCGTCCTGCGGGTCGATCGAATCGATCGCGGCCATCTCGGCGTCGGTGAGCTCGAAGTCGAAGATGTCGAAGTTCTCCTCGAGGCGCTCGCGGCGCACCGACTTGGGGAACACGATGAAGCCGTGCTGGATGTGCCAGCGCAGCACCGCCTGGGCGGGGGTCTTGTCGTGCGCGGCGGCCGCCTCGGCGACGGCGCGGATGCCGAACAGGTCGTACTTGCCCTGCCCCAGCGGTCCCCACGACTCGATGTGCATGTCGTGCGCGGCGCCCCACTCGACGATGTCGCGACGCGAGTACGCGGGGTGCAGCTCGATCTGGTCGACGACGGGGGTTACGCCGGTGGCCTCGACGATGCGGTCCAGGTGCGGCACGAGGAAGTTCGAGACGCCGATGGAGCGCGTGTGCCCCGCATCCCGGATCTCGATCATCTTCTCCCACGCGTGCAGGTAGTTGTCCTTCGCCGGCGTCGGCCAGTGGACGAGGTAGAGGTCGACCTGCTCGAGACCGAGCTTCTCGAGGCTCTCGGCGATGGCCTTGTGCGGCTCGTCGCCGTCGTGACGGTCGTTCCACAGCTTCGTCGTGATGAACAGCTCGTCGCGCGGGATGCCGCTGGCGGCGATCGCCGCGCCCACGCCCTTCTCGTTGCCGTAGATGGCGGCGGTGTCGATGTGGCGGTAGCCCACCTCGAGCGCTTCGCTGACCGCCCGCTCGGTGTCATCCGGCGGAACCAGGAACACGCCGTAGCCGAGCTGGGGGATGCTGTTGCCGTCGTTGAGCGCAACTGTGGGAATCGTCATGCCCCCAGCCTAGGAGCGGCCCCGGCCGCCGCGTCCGGGGGTTGACGCGCCGCCCGCTGCTCGCCCACGGGTCCGCCGCACGCGAGACACCACATTCCGGCTGAGACACCCTGCGGCGCGCGGCGTCTCAGCCGGAATGTGGTGTCTCGGGAATGGCGCGGCGGCGGCGGGATACGATCGGAGGCTGTGTCCGCGCCCGAACCCGTCATCGCCTACCCGCCGGAGCTGCCCGTCAGCGCCGCCCGGGAGGAGATCGCGCGCGCCATCGCCGAGAACCAGGTCGTGATCGTGGCCGGCGCCACCGGCTCGGGCAAGACGACGCAGCTGCCGAAGATCTGCCTCGAGCTCGGCCGCACCAGCATCGCCCACACCCAGCCCCGCCGGATCGCCGCGCGCACGATCGCCGAACGCATCGCGGAAGAGATGCAGGTGCCGCTGGGCACCACGGTCGGCTACAAGGTGCGCTTCACCGACAACGTCTCCGCCGACACCCGCGTCGCGCTCGTGACCGACGGCATCCTGCTCAACGAGATCCACCGCGACCGGCTGCTGCGCCGCTACGACACGATCATCATCGACGAGGCCCACGAGCGGTCGCTGAACATCGACTTCCTCCTCGGCTACCTCCGCCGCATCCTGCCCGAGCGGCCGGAGCTGAAGGTCATCGTGACGTCGGCGACGATCGACCCGCAGAGCTTCGCGAAGCACTTCGCGGATGCGGCGGATCGCCCGGCGCCGATCGTGGAGGTGTCCGGCCGCACCTACCCGGTCGACATCCGCTACCGCCCGCTCGTGCCCGACGGCGCGGCCGACGACGACGCGGACGAGGTGGGCGGCATCGTCGCGGCGCTGCGCGAACTCGACCGCGAGCCGCCGGGCGACGTGCTCGTCTTCCTCCCCGGCGAGGCGGAGATCCGCGATGCCGCCGACGCCGTGCGCGGCGCGTATGCGAAGGATGCCGCGCCCACCGAGGTGCTCCCCCTCTACGGACGCCTGTCCTCGGCCGAACAGCACCGCGTGTTCGAGCCGTCCCGCGTGGCGGGCGTGCGACGGCGGATCATCCTGGCCACCAACGTCGCCGAGACGAGTCTGACCGTCCCCGGCATCCGCTACGTCGTCGACACCGGGACCGCGCGCATCTCGCGCTACAGCGCGCGCTCGAAGATCCAGCGCCTGCCGATCGAGGCGGTGTCGCAGGCCTCCGCGCAGCAGCGCTCGGGCCGTGCGGGCCGCACGGCCCCGGGCGTGGCCATCCGCCTCTACTCCGAGGAGGACTTCACCCGCCGGCCGGAGTACACCGAGCCCGAGGTCCTGCGCACGTCGCTGGCGTCGGTGCTGCTGCAGATGCTCGCCCTCGGGTTCGGCGACATTGCGGCGTTCCCCTTCCTCACCAAGCCCGATTCGCGCGGCGTCAAGGCGGCCGGCGACCTGCTCACCGAGCTCGGCGCCATCACCGTGCCGGGCGGACGCAGCGGCGACAACCCCAGGCTCACGAAGATCGGCCGCGAGATCGCGCGCCTGCCGATCGACCCCCGTTTCGCGCGGATGCTGCTGGAGGCCCGCGAGAACGGCACGCTCGGCGAGGTGCTGCCCATCGTGGCGGGTCTGTCCATCCAGGACGTCCGCGAACGACCCGAGGAGCGCCGCGAGGAGGCCGACCGCCTGCACGCGCGGTTCGCCGATCCCACGAGCGACTTCCTCACGCTGCTGAACCTGTGGAACCACCTGCAGGAGAAGCAGGCCGAGCTCGGCTCCAGCGCCTTCCGGCGGCTGTGCCGCAGCGAGTTCCTCAACTACGTCCGGGTGCGGGAGTGGGTGGACGTGCACCGGCAGCTGCGCTCCGTGCTCGGCGGTCCGCGCTCCTCGCGGGAGGCCGGCCCCGACGGGCATGAGGCGGGAGACGCCATCCACCGGGCGATCCTGGCCGGCCTGCTGTCGCAGATCGGCATCCTCGACCCGCGCACCGCGAACCCGCCGAAAGACCGCCGTACGCCCAAGGCGCCCGCCGACGGGCGCCCCGCCAAGGGCGAGTACATCGGAGCGCGCGGCGCGCGCTTCGCGATCTTCCCCGGTTCGGGCCTGCGCAAGAAGCGGCCGCACGCGGTGATGGCCGCCGAGCTGGTGGAGACCTCACGGCTGTTCGCCCGCACCGTCGCCGCGATCGATCCGGCGTGGGCGGAGGAGCTCGCCGGCGACCTCGCGAAGCGCTCGCTGAGCGAACCGCACTGGTCCAAGAGCGCCGGTGCCGCATCGGCGTACGAGAAGATCACGCTGTTCGGCGTGGAGATCGTGCCGCGCCGCCGCGTGCAGCTGGCCCGCTTCGACCGGCCGCTCGCGCGCGAGATGTTCCTGCGCCACGCGCTCGTCGAGGACGAATGGGATGCGGCGGCCCTGGACAAGCGGCTCACGGCGTTCCTGCGCCGCAACGCCGAGCAGCGCCGGCGGCTGGAGAAGATCGAAGAGCGCGAGCGGCGCCGCGACATCCTCGTCGGGGACGAGGCGGTGTTCGCGTTCTACGACGCCCGCGTCCCCGCCGACGTGTTCGACGTGCGCTCGTTCGAACGGTGGTGGCGCGAGGCCGCGGCACGCACGCCGCACCTGCTCGACCTCACCGAGGCCGACCTCACCGGTGACGCCGCGCGCGCCGACGACCGGGGCTTCCCCTCACGGTGGCGGCAGGGCGATCAGACGCTGTCGCTGTCGTACCGCTTCGAACCCGGCGCCCCCGACGACGGCCTCACGGTGCTCGTGCCGCTGGCCCTCCTCGCCCAGCTGCGGCCGGACGGGTTCGACTGGCAGGTGCCGGGTCTGCGCGACCAGCTCGTGACTGCGCTGCTGCGCGCCCTCCCGAAGGCGATCCGCCGCAACGTCGTCCCCGCCGCCGACTGGGCCGAGCGGTTCTCGGCGGAGCTCGTCGGCCGGGGCCCCGAAGACACCGACGGGCTGCCGGCGACGAGCCTCGTCGAAGCCCTCGCCGCGCAGGTGCAGCGGGTCGCGAATCAGCCGGTGCGCGCATCCGACTTCGACCTCGAGCGCGTGCCCGGGCACCTCCTGCCGACCTTCCGCGCCGTCGACGCGCGCGGACGCACCGCCGGCAGCGACCGTGACCTGGCCGCCCTGCAGGCGCGCCTGGCGGACCGCGCGCGCTCGAGCGTCGCCGCGACGATCGAGCGGAGCACGGCGCGGGTCGCGGCGGCGACGGCTCCCGGGTCAGCCGCCGCGTTCCCCGCGCGCGCCGGCGTCACCGGCTGGGATTTCGGCGACCTGCCCGACGTCGTAGACACCAGGGTGGCGGGCGGCGTCGTGCGCGGCTACCCCGCCGTCGTCGACGACGGCGCGAGCGTGTCGCTGCGGCTGGAGACCACGCCCGCGGATGCGGTGCGCCTCACTCGTGCGGGCGTGCGTCGCCTGCTCCTCCTGGCCGTCGCCTCCCCCGCCGCGTACGTGCTCGAGCACCTCACCTCGACGGAGAAGCTCGCCCTCGCCGCATCCCCGTACCCCAACGCCAAGGCGCTCATCGAAGACGCGCGCGTCGCCGTGGCCGATGCGGTGCTGGAGCGGGAGGCGCCCGCGGGCGTGCGCACGCGCGCGGCGTTCGAGGCGGTGCGCGACCGCCTGTCGGCCGTCGTCGTGGACGACACCTTCGCGGCGGTGTCGCTGGCGGCCCGAGTGCTCTCGGCCGCGCGGGAGGTCGACCGCGCGCTCAAGGGGCAGAGCTCCATGGCGCTCCTGGGCGCGCTGGGGGACGTGCGGGCGCAACTGGGCGGCCTCGTCTTCCCCGGGTTCGTCTCGGCCATCGGCCTCACGCGCCTGGCGCACGTGCCGCGGTACCTCGCGGGGGCGCTCGAGCGCTTGCAGACCCTCCCCGACAACCCGGGGCGCGACCGGCAGCGGCAGAACGAGTACGAACGAGCCGCCGCCCTGTACGCCGAAGCGGGCGGGACGATCCCGCCCGCCCCCGGCACCCCCGCCGGCCTCGTGCACGCCCGGTGGCTGCTGGAGGAGCTGCGCGTGAGCCTGTTCGCGCAGCGCCTGGGCACCGCCGAGGCGGTCTCGCCGCAGCGCATCGCGAAGGCGCTGCGCGAGGCGGGCGCCCCGGCCGCCCGCGGGTAGGCTCGGCGGCGGAAAGGGGACGCCATGCCGCGCGCCGTCGTCTACACCGAGTTCGGAGCACCCGAGGTGCTGCGGATGGTCGAGATCCCCTCGGGCCGTCCGGGCGCCGGGCAGCTGCGCATCCGCATCGAGGCCGCCGGGGTCAACCCGGTCGACGCGAAGCTGCGCTCCGGCCGCCGCGCCAGCCCGCCCATCGACGCGCCGCGCCGCGCCGGCGCCGACGGGGCCGGCGTCGTGCTCGAGGTCGGCGACGACGTCGACGGCTTCCGTCCCGGTCTGCCGGTCACCGTCTTCGACACACTCGGGACGTATGCCGACGAGGTCGTCGTGCCCGCCGCATCCGTCGTCCCCCGCCCACCCGCCGTCAGCGCGGTGCAGGCGGCGGCGCTGGGGGTTCCGGTCGGGACCGCCTACCAGTCGCTGCGGTCGCTCCGGGTGGGCCCGGGCGACACCCTCCTCGTGCACGGCGGCTCGGGCGCGGTGGGTCGCGCGGCCGTGCAGTACGCCGTGCTGTGGGGCGCCCGCGTCATCGCGACCTCCTCCGACCGGCGAGCGCCGGGCGTGCGGGAGCTGGGCGCGACGACCGTGCCCTACGGCGAGGGGCTGACCGAGCGCGTCCGGGATGCGGCGCCCGAGGGGATCACGGTGGCCTTGGACTGCGTCGGCACCGACGAGGCCGTCCAGACCTCACTGGACCTCGTCGCCGACCGCTCGCGCATCGTGACCCTCGTGCGCGGAGCCGAGGCCGACGAGCTCGGGATCCGGGCGTTCCGCGGCGGCAGCCCGCATCCGCTGACCGAGCGGGAGGCCGCGTGGCGGCGCGAGGCGATCCCCGTGACGCTGGGTCTCCTCGCCGCCGGCGCGTTCTCCGTCGAGCTCGGCCCGGCCCTGCCCCTCTCCGACGCCGCCGACGCGCAGCGCCTGGTGGCCCGCGGCACCGACGGCAAGATCATCCTCCTGCCCTGACCCGCTCGCCCCGCGCTGACGGGTTTCGGCGGCTCAGTTGCCGGAGCGGCGCTTGTTGTAGACGTCGAAGGCGACCGCCAGGAGCAGCACCAGACCCTTCACGGCCTGCTGCCAGTCGATGCCGATGCCCAGGATCGACATGCCGTTGTTGAGCACGCCGATGATGAGGCCACCGATGATGGCGCCGCCGATCGTGCCGACACCGCCCTGCACGGCCGCGCCGCCGATGAACGCCGCGGAGATGGCCTCGAGCTCGAACCCGTCACCGGCCTTCGGACCGGCGAGGTTCAGCCGGGCGGTGAAGATGAGGCCGGCCAGCGCCGCGAGGAAGCCCATGTTGACGAACAGCCAGAAGTCCACGCGGCGGGTCTTGATGCCCGACAGCTCCGCCGCGTGACGGTTGCCCCCGATCGCGTAGATGTGGCGGCCGAACACCGTGCGGTTCATGACGATGCCGTAGACCATCACGAGGGCTGCCAGCACGATGAGCGTCACCGGGATGCCCTTGTACGACGCGAGGGAGTAGGTGAAGAACCCGATCGCCGCGGCCACCAGCACGAGCTTGGCGATGACCCACACGAGGGGCTCGACCTCCTGGCCGTACTTCGCCCGGCCCGCGCGCGTGCGCAGCTGCTGGACGACCAGCGCGATGATCGCCACCGCCCCGATGGCCAGGGTGAACAGGTCTGGATCGGTCTCGCCGAACAAACCCGACAAGAACCCGTTGCCCAGGGCCCGGTACTCCGTCGGGAACGATCCGATGTTCGCGTTGCCGAGCACGACGAGGGCGAGTCCGCGGAAGATCAGCATGCCGGCGAGCGTCACGATGAACGCGGGTATCCCGACGTAGGCGATCCAGAACCCCTGCCACGCGCCGACGAGGGCGCCGATGAGGAGGGACAGCAGGATCGCGAGCCACCACGGCATGCCCATCTTCACCGCGAAAACGCCCGAGAGCGCGCCGACGAAGGCGGCGACCGATCCCACCGACAGGTCGATGTGGCCGGCGATGATCACCATGACCATGCCGATGGCCAGCACCAGGATGTACCCGTTCTGCACCACCAGGTTGGAGATGTTCTGCGGGCGCAGCAGGATGCCGTCGGTCAGGATCGCGAACAGCGCCACCACCGCGATCAGCGCGATGAAGATGCCGTTGCGACCGAGGTCGCTGAGCAGGTGCGTGAGCCACCGGGTGAACCGGTTGTCGGGCGGATCGACCTTCGCGCCGACGGCCTCGGTGGGGGTGCTGTTGGTGAGTGTCATTTCGCTTCTCCCGGAACGCCCGTCAGCGGGGGTTCTCCATGGTCATGAGCTTGAGGACGGATTCGGGCGTGGCCTCGTCGATGGGCAGCTCGCCGGTGATGCGCCCCTCCGACAGGGCGTACACGCGGTCGGAGATGCCGAGCAGTTCGGGCAGCTCGGAGGAGATCACGATGATGCCCTTCCCCTCGGCCGCCAGGCGGTTGATGATCGTGTAGATCTCGTACTTCGCCCCCACGTCGATGCCGCGCGTGGGTTCGTCCAGGATCAGCACGTCGGGGTCGGAGTAGATCCACTTCGACAGCACGACCTTCTGCTGGTTGCCGCCGGAGAGCTTGCCGGTCTTGGCCAGGACGCTGGGGGCCTTGATGTTCAGGTCGCGGCGGTACTCGTTCGCGACGCGGAACTCCTCGTTGTCGTTGACGAGCCCGGCCTTCTCCAGCTTGCGCAGCGACGCCATCGAGATGTTGCGCTTGATGTCCTCGATGAGGTTCAGTCCGTAGGTCTTGCGGTCCTCGGTGGCGTACGCGAGACCGTGGTCGATGGCTTCGGACACCGTGCGCGTCTTGATCTCCTTGCCGCGCATGAACACCCGGCCGGAGATGCGCGTGCCGTAGCTGCGGCCGAACAGGCTCATCGCGAACTCGGTGCGGCCGGCGCCCATGAGCCCGGCGATCCCCACGATCTCCCCCGCGCGCACGCTGAGCGAGACCCGGTCGACGATCACGCGCGCCGGGTCCTGCGGGTGGTGCGCCGTCCAGTCCTCCACGCGCAGCAGCTCCTCGCCGATCTGCGGTTCGTGGTCGGGGTAGCGGTGCTCGAGATCGCGGCCCACCATGTCTTTGATGATGCGGTCTTCGGTGACGTCGGCCTTCGAGATCGTCTCGATCGACTTGCCGTCGCGGAGGACGGTGACGCTGTCGGCGACGCGCTTGATCTCGTTGAGCTTGTGGCTGATGATGATCGAGGTCACGCCCTCCTCCTTGAGCTGGAGGATGAGCTCCAGCAGGTGGGCGGAGTCCTCGTCGTTCAAGGCGGCGGTCGGCTCGTCGAGGATGAGGAGCTTGACGTCTTTGGACAGCGCCTTGGCGATCTCCACGAGCTGCTGCTTGCCGACGCCGATCTGGCTGATCTTGGTCGTGGGGTTGTCGCGCAGCCCGACGCGTTTGAGCAGCTTCGCCGCTTCGAAGTTGGTCCTGTTCCAGTCGATGAGCCCGGCGCTGGTGCGCTCGTTGCCCAGGAAAATGTTCTCGGCGATCGACAGGTACGGGCTCAGCGCCAGCTCCTGGTGGATGATGACGATGCCCTTGGCCTCGCTGTCGCGGAGGCTCCGGAACTGCACCTCCTCGCCCGCGAACACGATCTCGCCGTCGTAGGTGCCGTGCGGGTACACGCCCGACAGCACCTTCATGAGCGTGGACTTGCCCGCGCCGTTCTCACCGCAGATCGCGTGGATCTCCCCCGCGCGCGCGGCGAGGGTGACATTCGCCAAGGCCTTCACGCCCGGGAAGGTCTTGGTGATGCCGCGCATCTCCAGGATGTTCTCTGACACGTCTCCGACTTCCTCGTGGATGGATGGTGCGAGCCGCGGCGGTGGGCGGGGACCGTGGACCCCGCCCACCGCCGGAGCGGCGCGGGCCTTACAGGCCGAGCTGCTCTGCGGTCCAGTAGCCGGTGTCCACCAGCGACTGCTCGACGTTGTCCTTGACGACCGGGACCGGCGACAGGAGATAGGACGGAACGACCTTCACGCCGTTGTCGTACTGCTCGGTGTCGTTGACCTCGGGCTCTTCGTCCTCGAGGACGGCGACCGCCATGTCGGCGGCGACCTTCGCGAGCTCGCGGGTGTCCTTGAAGATCGTCGCGTACTGCTCACCCGAGAGGATCGCCTTGACCGAGTCGACCTCGGCGTCCTGACCGGAGATGACGGGCCATTCCTCGCCGACGCTGTAGCCGGCGTCGGTGAGAGCGGAGATGATGCCGCGCGAGATGCCGTCGTACGGGGAGAGCACGGCGTCGACCTGCGTGCCGTCGGAGTAGCTCGCCGTGAGGATGTCCTCCATGCGGCTCTGGGCGGTCTCGCCGTCCCAGCGCAGCGTCGCCGCCTGATTGATGTCGGTCTGGCCGGACTGCACCACGAGAGTGCCGTCGTCGATGAGCGGCTCGAGCACGCTCATGGCGCCGTCCCAGAAGAAGACGGCGTTGTTGTCGTCGAGCGACCCGGCGAACAGCTCGATGTTGAACGGTCCGGCCGGCGCATCCGCGGCCGGCTCGCCTTCGAGGTCCGTCAGGCCGAGCCCCGCGAGCACCGACCACGCCTGCTGCTGCCCGACGAGGAAGTTGTCGAACGAGGCGTAGTAGTCGACGTTCTCGGAGTCGCGGATGAGGCGGTCGTAGGCGATCACCGGGATGTCGGCGTCGGCGGCGTTCTGCAGCACCTCCGACAGCGTGGTGCCGTCGATCGAGGCGACGATGAGCGCTTCCGCGCCCTTCGTGATCATGTTCTCGATCTGCGAGACCTGGGTGGGGATGTCGTCCTCGGCGTACTGCAGGTCGACGGTGAAGCCCTGCTCCTCGAGCGTCTCCTTGACGGCGTTGCCGTCCTGGATCCACCGCTCGGAGCTCTTGGTGGGCATCGCGACGCCGATGAGGCCGCCGTCGCCGCCGCTGTCGCCGCTGCCGCTGCCTCCGCCGCTGCAGGCCGAGAGCATGAGCGCGCCGGCGGCGATCGTTGCGAGAAGAACCTTCTTCGCCTTCACTGGGTGTCCTTTCGTGGGACTCGTGGGACGTCGTCGTCTTGTCGGACGCCGTCGTCTTGGTGTTCGGTGTTCAGTTGTGTGGCTGCTGGCCGTAAACGTTCTGGTAACGGTCGAAGAGGCTGTCGATGGCCTCCTGCGGGATGGGGAGGACCTCGCCGCCCTGCCGGGCGTAGTGGATGGTGCGGGCCACGTCTTCGAGCATCACGGCGGCCTTGACCGCATCCCGCGCGCTCGAGCCGATCGTGAACGGCCCGTGGTTCTGCATCAGGACCGCGCGCGAGCGATGACCGCGCAGGGTCTCGACGATGCCGCGGCCGATCGAGTCGTCGCCGATGATCGCGAAGGGACCGACGGGGATCGGACCACCGAACTCATCGGCCATCGCGGTGATCACGCACGGGATCTCCTCACCGCGCGCGGCCCACGCCGTGGCGAACGTCGAGTGCGTGTGCACGACCCCGCCGACCTCGGGCATGTTGCGGTACACGTACGCGTGCGCCGC
This region includes:
- the hrpA gene encoding ATP-dependent RNA helicase HrpA — encoded protein: MSAPEPVIAYPPELPVSAAREEIARAIAENQVVIVAGATGSGKTTQLPKICLELGRTSIAHTQPRRIAARTIAERIAEEMQVPLGTTVGYKVRFTDNVSADTRVALVTDGILLNEIHRDRLLRRYDTIIIDEAHERSLNIDFLLGYLRRILPERPELKVIVTSATIDPQSFAKHFADAADRPAPIVEVSGRTYPVDIRYRPLVPDGAADDDADEVGGIVAALRELDREPPGDVLVFLPGEAEIRDAADAVRGAYAKDAAPTEVLPLYGRLSSAEQHRVFEPSRVAGVRRRIILATNVAETSLTVPGIRYVVDTGTARISRYSARSKIQRLPIEAVSQASAQQRSGRAGRTAPGVAIRLYSEEDFTRRPEYTEPEVLRTSLASVLLQMLALGFGDIAAFPFLTKPDSRGVKAAGDLLTELGAITVPGGRSGDNPRLTKIGREIARLPIDPRFARMLLEARENGTLGEVLPIVAGLSIQDVRERPEERREEADRLHARFADPTSDFLTLLNLWNHLQEKQAELGSSAFRRLCRSEFLNYVRVREWVDVHRQLRSVLGGPRSSREAGPDGHEAGDAIHRAILAGLLSQIGILDPRTANPPKDRRTPKAPADGRPAKGEYIGARGARFAIFPGSGLRKKRPHAVMAAELVETSRLFARTVAAIDPAWAEELAGDLAKRSLSEPHWSKSAGAASAYEKITLFGVEIVPRRRVQLARFDRPLAREMFLRHALVEDEWDAAALDKRLTAFLRRNAEQRRRLEKIEERERRRDILVGDEAVFAFYDARVPADVFDVRSFERWWREAAARTPHLLDLTEADLTGDAARADDRGFPSRWRQGDQTLSLSYRFEPGAPDDGLTVLVPLALLAQLRPDGFDWQVPGLRDQLVTALLRALPKAIRRNVVPAADWAERFSAELVGRGPEDTDGLPATSLVEALAAQVQRVANQPVRASDFDLERVPGHLLPTFRAVDARGRTAGSDRDLAALQARLADRARSSVAATIERSTARVAAATAPGSAAAFPARAGVTGWDFGDLPDVVDTRVAGGVVRGYPAVVDDGASVSLRLETTPADAVRLTRAGVRRLLLLAVASPAAYVLEHLTSTEKLALAASPYPNAKALIEDARVAVADAVLEREAPAGVRTRAAFEAVRDRLSAVVVDDTFAAVSLAARVLSAAREVDRALKGQSSMALLGALGDVRAQLGGLVFPGFVSAIGLTRLAHVPRYLAGALERLQTLPDNPGRDRQRQNEYERAAALYAEAGGTIPPAPGTPAGLVHARWLLEELRVSLFAQRLGTAEAVSPQRIAKALREAGAPAARG
- the mmsA gene encoding multiple monosaccharide ABC transporter ATP-binding protein, with amino-acid sequence MSENILEMRGITKTFPGVKALANVTLAARAGEIHAICGENGAGKSTLMKVLSGVYPHGTYDGEIVFAGEEVQFRSLRDSEAKGIVIIHQELALSPYLSIAENIFLGNERTSAGLIDWNRTNFEAAKLLKRVGLRDNPTTKISQIGVGKQQLVEIAKALSKDVKLLILDEPTAALNDEDSAHLLELILQLKEEGVTSIIISHKLNEIKRVADSVTVLRDGKSIETISKADVTEDRIIKDMVGRDLEHRYPDHEPQIGEELLRVEDWTAHHPQDPARVIVDRVSLSVRAGEIVGIAGLMGAGRTEFAMSLFGRSYGTRISGRVFMRGKEIKTRTVSEAIDHGLAYATEDRKTYGLNLIEDIKRNISMASLRKLEKAGLVNDNEEFRVANEYRRDLNIKAPSVLAKTGKLSGGNQQKVVLSKWIYSDPDVLILDEPTRGIDVGAKYEIYTIINRLAAEGKGIIVISSELPELLGISDRVYALSEGRITGELPIDEATPESVLKLMTMENPR
- the chvE gene encoding multiple monosaccharide ABC transporter substrate-binding protein, yielding MKAKKVLLATIAAGALMLSACSGGGSGSGDSGGDGGLIGVAMPTKSSERWIQDGNAVKETLEEQGFTVDLQYAEDDIPTQVSQIENMITKGAEALIVASIDGTTLSEVLQNAADADIPVIAYDRLIRDSENVDYYASFDNFLVGQQQAWSVLAGLGLTDLEGEPAADAPAGPFNIELFAGSLDDNNAVFFWDGAMSVLEPLIDDGTLVVQSGQTDINQAATLRWDGETAQSRMEDILTASYSDGTQVDAVLSPYDGISRGIISALTDAGYSVGEEWPVISGQDAEVDSVKAILSGEQYATIFKDTRELAKVAADMAVAVLEDEEPEVNDTEQYDNGVKVVPSYLLSPVPVVKDNVEQSLVDTGYWTAEQLGL
- a CDS encoding aldo/keto reductase, which codes for MTIPTVALNDGNSIPQLGYGVFLVPPDDTERAVSEALEVGYRHIDTAAIYGNEKGVGAAIAASGIPRDELFITTKLWNDRHDGDEPHKAIAESLEKLGLEQVDLYLVHWPTPAKDNYLHAWEKMIEIRDAGHTRSIGVSNFLVPHLDRIVEATGVTPVVDQIELHPAYSRRDIVEWGAAHDMHIESWGPLGQGKYDLFGIRAVAEAAAAHDKTPAQAVLRWHIQHGFIVFPKSVRRERLEENFDIFDFELTDAEMAAIDSIDPQDGSGRVASHSDEVN
- a CDS encoding quinone oxidoreductase family protein gives rise to the protein MPRAVVYTEFGAPEVLRMVEIPSGRPGAGQLRIRIEAAGVNPVDAKLRSGRRASPPIDAPRRAGADGAGVVLEVGDDVDGFRPGLPVTVFDTLGTYADEVVVPAASVVPRPPAVSAVQAAALGVPVGTAYQSLRSLRVGPGDTLLVHGGSGAVGRAAVQYAVLWGARVIATSSDRRAPGVRELGATTVPYGEGLTERVRDAAPEGITVALDCVGTDEAVQTSLDLVADRSRIVTLVRGAEADELGIRAFRGGSPHPLTEREAAWRREAIPVTLGLLAAGAFSVELGPALPLSDAADAQRLVARGTDGKIILLP
- a CDS encoding L-ribulose-5-phosphate 4-epimerase, which encodes MSTTHADGQDAYVVSARTEVAVARARAEVAALHGELVRYGLVVWTGGNVSARVPGAELFVIKPSGVSYDELAPENMILCDLDGTAIPGTPGSDRSPSSDTAAHAYVYRNMPEVGGVVHTHSTFATAWAARGEEIPCVITAMADEFGGPIPVGPFAIIGDDSIGRGIVETLRGHRSRAVLMQNHGPFTIGSSARDAVKAAVMLEDVARTIHYARQGGEVLPIPQEAIDSLFDRYQNVYGQQPHN
- the mmsB gene encoding multiple monosaccharide ABC transporter permease gives rise to the protein MTLTNSTPTEAVGAKVDPPDNRFTRWLTHLLSDLGRNGIFIALIAVVALFAILTDGILLRPQNISNLVVQNGYILVLAIGMVMVIIAGHIDLSVGSVAAFVGALSGVFAVKMGMPWWLAILLSLLIGALVGAWQGFWIAYVGIPAFIVTLAGMLIFRGLALVVLGNANIGSFPTEYRALGNGFLSGLFGETDPDLFTLAIGAVAIIALVVQQLRTRAGRAKYGQEVEPLVWVIAKLVLVAAAIGFFTYSLASYKGIPVTLIVLAALVMVYGIVMNRTVFGRHIYAIGGNRHAAELSGIKTRRVDFWLFVNMGFLAALAGLIFTARLNLAGPKAGDGFELEAISAAFIGGAAVQGGVGTIGGAIIGGLIIGVLNNGMSILGIGIDWQQAVKGLVLLLAVAFDVYNKRRSGN